A section of the Triticum dicoccoides isolate Atlit2015 ecotype Zavitan chromosome 7A, WEW_v2.0, whole genome shotgun sequence genome encodes:
- the LOC119327868 gene encoding peroxidase 1-like: MAIRSLLLPLALLVLAASSAAVAQLEIGFYSKTCPDAEKIVGQEMAKIIAAAPSLAGPLLRLHFHDCFVRGCDASVLLESTDGNVAEKDAKPNKSLRGFGSVERVKAKLEAACPGIISCADVLTLMSRDAVVLAKGPFWPVALGRRDGRMSSATEASNELPPASGDVPLLAKIFASKGLDLKDLVVLSGAHTLGTAHCLSFADRLYNTTGENGAYGHVDQSLDSEYADKLRVKCKSVDDRAMLSEMDPGSFKTFDTSYYRQVAKRRGLFRSDAALLFDNTTMDYVQRMATGKFDGEFFKDFSASMIKMGDVGVLTGAEGEIRKKCYAPN; this comes from the exons ATGGCGATCAGGTCTTTACTGCTCCCTCTGGCCCTGCTGGTTCTCGCAGCTAGCTCGGCAGCGGTGGCTCAGCTGGAGATCGGCTTCTACAGCAAGACATGCCCGGACGCCGAGAAGATCGTCGGCCAGGAGATGGCCAAGAtcatcgccgccgcgcccagcctCGCCGGCCCGCTTCTCCGCCTCCATTTCCATGACTGCTTCGTCAGG GGTTGTGACGCCTCTGTCCTGCTTGAATCCACCGACGGCAACGTGGCGGAGAAGGACGCCAAGCCGAACAAGAGCCTGCGAGGGTTTGGCTCCGTCGAGCGGGTGAAGGCCAAGCTCGAGGCCGCGTGCCCGGGCATCATCTCCTGCGCCGACGTGCTCACCCTCATGTCCCGCGACGCTGTCGTGTTGGCTAAGGGCCCCTTCTGGCCGGTGGCACTGGGAAGGCGAGACGGCAGGATGTCCAGCGCCACGGAGGCCAGCAACGAGCTGCCCCCGGCCTCCGGCGACGTCCCTCTACTCGCCAAGATCTTCGCCTCCAAGGGCCTCGACCTCAAGGATCTCGTTGTCCTCTCGGGCGCCCACACGCTCGGCACGGCGCACTGCCTATCTTTCGCCGACCGGCTCTACAACACCACCGGCGAGAACGGTGCCTATGGCCACGTCGACCAGTCTCTGGACAGCGAGTACGCCGACAAGCTGAGGGTCAAGTGCAAGAGCGTTGATGACCGCGCTATGCTGTCTGAGATGGACCCCGGGAGCTTCAAGACCTTCGACACCAGCTACTACCGCCAGGTCGCCAAGCGTAGGGGCCTCTTCCGCTCCGACGCGGCGCTCCTCTTCGACAACACCACCATGGACTACGTCCAGCGCATGGCCACCGGCAAGTTCGACGGCGAGTTCTTTAAGGACTTCAGCGCGTCCATGATCAAGATGGGCGACGTGGGCGTGCTCACCGGGGCCGAGGGAGAGATCAGGAAGAAGTGCTACGCCCCCAACTAG